In the Desulfobacteraceae bacterium genome, ATGCGGGAGGATCGCTTCACCTACCGCCCCCCACCCCATGGGCTGCAGACCATGCTGGCGCGGCTCTACGTCCACCGGGGGCGCTGGGCCAGGCGGGCGGGGATGGCGCTGCTGGTCCTGATCGGGTTATGGGCGGGATATCGCTACATGGTTGTCGTGCCGGCCGAGCGCGGCCGCCAGGAGACGGCCGAGGCATCCCGGGCGATCGCTTCCCTTCGCGCCGAAGCGCTGGCGGAGGCCGTCGAGGCAGGTGTTGCGGAAAAAGTCGAGGCCATTTACCAGGAGGCCCTGGCGGCCCAGCAGGCCGGCGACCCCGAAAAGGTCCGCACCAGCCGCGAGGCCCTGCAGACCATCCGCGATACGCTGCGGCAGGTCTACACCCTCCAGGTGGTCTCGCGACCTGGAATGCCCAGCGGCGTGTGGCGCTACCCGGCGGACAGCCGCAGTGCACGCAACTACTACCTGATCGTCGAGGCCGTCTCCCCCAGCGGGCAGCGGCTCAGCCTGCCGATTACCTCGGAGGAGGACGGCACGGTGCGCTCGGTCGCCGCGTGGGGGCTGCGGGTGGAGCGCCAGGTTTACGAGCGGGTCGGGCAGGACAAGATGGATGACGGAATCGTGAACCAGAAGACCGTCGGTGCCAAGCGGCGCGGGTATCTCACACCGGATTACGCGGTTGCCACAACGGGTGCGACGATCACCGAATGGTAGGGGAGACCAGGCCATGTTGACTGGAACGGACCAGCTGGCGATCATCAACCGCCATATCGACACCACCCGCAGCGCCCTCGACACCCTGCACCAGCACAAGGAGGCCGCCACCCAGCAGCTGGTCGGGCTCCGGAGTCAGATGACCGAGGCATACCGCCAATTGGCCCGCTTCCGCTTGGACGAATTGGGCGCCGGCCGCGTGGTCGCCCATCTGGAAGAGGTCGACCGGGCCACGCTGGAACTGCTCAAGCGCCGGGAGCAGGCCATGCAAGCCCTGGAGCCCGCCATCGCCCAGTGCGCCTCCCGGCTATCCGCGTTGAACGCTGAACGGGAGCAGGCGGTTGCCAAACGGGACGCGCTGGTCAGGCAGATCGATGAGCGCGCCGCCGAAATCAGGACCCGGCTCAGCGGCCAGGAAGTCTATCAGGCCCAGGAAAGGTTGGTGGCGGAGACCGCCGGGAAGGCCGAGCGGGCCGAGCGCAAGGCCGCCCAGGCGGAGGCCGACCAGGCCCAAAAAGGCCAATCCTACCGCGCGGACCCGCTTTTCATGTATCTCTGGGAGCGCCGCTACCTAACCCCCGACTACCGCCACCGGGGCCTCACCCGGCGCCTG is a window encoding:
- a CDS encoding DUF6384 family protein, with the protein product MVDQQPAEKIELSEVMIAMDVVDTIRHQRALVERELQAEDRETELIEKLRKIYAGQGLEVSEEVIAQGVQAMREDRFTYRPPPHGLQTMLARLYVHRGRWARRAGMALLVLIGLWAGYRYMVVVPAERGRQETAEASRAIASLRAEALAEAVEAGVAEKVEAIYQEALAAQQAGDPEKVRTSREALQTIRDTLRQVYTLQVVSRPGMPSGVWRYPADSRSARNYYLIVEAVSPSGQRLSLPITSEEDGTVRSVAAWGLRVERQVYERVGQDKMDDGIVNQKTVGAKRRGYLTPDYAVATTGATITEW